From Debaryomyces hansenii CBS767 chromosome C complete sequence, a single genomic window includes:
- a CDS encoding DEHA2C13376p (similar to uniprot|P80667 Saccharomyces cerevisiae YLR191W PEX13 Integral peroxisomal membrane receptor), translating to MSAPRTKPWEVSSGTSTATATGDNMNSINGGATTNPIGDNSSTQAQVPDRPTSLTSDLSSMSNTSPYGSTGYGSTTGSRYGGGYGSSMYGGGLGSSMYGDGYGSSMYGSGGLGSSMYGGGYGSSMYGMGSMGSMGGMGGMGGYGMGGMGGYGGGMYGQQRPGMGGGLAEGTQATFQLIESIIGAVGGFAQMLEATYMATHSSFFTMISVAEQFGNLKNALGSLLGIFAVIKFAKKIFYKITGRTYNHGISVNEFAKFEKGQKKLEENMRKQQSGKAPRISFKPLLLFLAASIGFPYLLSKAIQKIAEQQQRKQQMLGAQGDVPGAVNPTNLQFAKALYEFNPENPNIEIELKPNELVAILSKLDPMGNESKWWKVRSRQGKVGYVPSNYLGVIERKVQQIEPSNQLPHQNPNLTQVPVPEQPATNQQHDKQFNKKISVDEFKSFQS from the coding sequence ATGTCAGCTCCTAGAACAAAACCCTGGGAAGTATCTTCTGGTACTTCGACAGCTACAGCAACTGGAGACAATATGAATAGCATAAACGGAGGTGCAACAACTAACCCGATAGGTGATAATTCATCCACTCAAGCTCAAGTACCTGATCGGCCAACTTCTTTGACGTCAGATTTATCATCCATGTCTAATACATCGCCATATGGTAGTACCGGATATGGATCTACAACAGGATCGAGATATGGCGGTGGCTATGGGTCGTCGATGTACGGCGGTGGATTAGGGTCTTCTATGTATGGTGATGGATATGGATCGTCGATGTATGGTAGTGGAGGATTAGGATCATCGATGTATGGAGGTGGATATGGATCATCGATGTATGGTATGGGAAGTATGGGAAGTATGGGTGGTATGGGTGGTATGGGAGGATATGGTATGGGCGGTATGGGAGGATATGGTGGTGGAATGTATGGACAACAACGCCCAGGAATGGGAGGAGGATTAGCCGAAGGTACACAGGCAACGTTCCAGCTTATTGAGTCGATTATTGGTGCGGTGGGAGGTTTTGCACAAATGTTGGAAGCTACGTATATGGCGACTCATTCATCCTTTTTCACCATGATTTCCGTTGCTGAACAATTTGGTAATTTAAAGAATGCATTAGGTTCCTTATTGGGTATATTTGCCGTGATAAAATTTgctaaaaaaatattttacaaGATCACCGGTAGGACTTATAATCATGGAATTAGTGTAAATGAATTTGCCAAGTTCGAAAAAGGCCAAAAGAAGTTGGAAGAAAACATGAGAAAGCAACAAAGTGGTAAAGCACCAAGAATTTCATTCAagccattattattatttttagcTGCATCGATTGGTTTCCCATATTTATTAAGTAAGGCTATTCAAAAGATTGCTGAACAACAACAGCGTAAGCAGCAAATGCTCGGGGCACAAGGTGATGTACCTGGTGCTGTGAACCCAACAAACTTACAATTTGCCAAAGCATTGTATGAATTCAACCCAGAAAACCCAAACATAGAAATCGAATTGAAGCCAAATGAATTGGTGGCGATTTTATCCAAATTGGACCCAATGGGCAATGAAAGCAAATGGTGGAAGGTGAGATCTAGACAGGGCAAAGTGGGGTACGTTCCACTGAACTATCTAGGTGTGATCGAAAGAAAAGTACAGCAAATCGAACCATCAAACCAACTCCCACATCAAAATCCAAACTTAACCCAAGTACCCGTCCCCGAACAACCTGCTACCAATCAACAGCACGACAAgcaatttaataaaaaaatatcagTTGACGAATTCAAAAGCTTTCAAAGTTGA